From one Lolium rigidum isolate FL_2022 chromosome 4, APGP_CSIRO_Lrig_0.1, whole genome shotgun sequence genomic stretch:
- the LOC124708373 gene encoding disease resistance protein RPM1-like — MAEAILSAVTKIGMISASKAAAAVGDQLAKRVNGLIELPGKIKMIDKELRMLNGVIQDLGSSHLSNNVIKEWITGVRNLAYHVEDVVDKYLYEAVKVNEEDFLSRYVFNMGGARNAIVFSKIVVEVAEIENELKQVKENQTYWTNAIVPVNNDRAEIDRQRSGGGFQGLFCDEDLVGIDENRSKLTEWLSTDEKDSTVITISGMGGLGKTTLVRNVYDREKGNFPGGQAWIVVSQKYDVVDLLTKLLSKIGQSQPVSAKPDVDDLTDAIQKTLQYKKCLIVLDDVWNEEAYNQMRNAFKGCQGSRVMITTRKEKVAAIAHNGRRMIVQPLGSAESYKLFCSRAFHNTSPDPDRKCPPELRCPPELETVAAAIAERCHGLPLAIVACGSLLSKKEPTEHAWDQMYNQLRSKLQENNHVQAILILSYHDLPGNLRNCFLYCSLFPEDYPMPRESLVRMWVAEGFAIRKDQSTAEEVAEDNLMELISRNMLEVVEKDELSRVTTCKMHDIVRSLALDIAKEERFGSANDEGEMINTDTEVRRFSTCGWKGDGSRPAAAGVKFPRLRTVMSIASSTSMISSILSGSNYLTVLELQDSGISQLPETIGNLFNLRYIGLRRTNIESLPDSIEKLSNLETLDIKQTKIVKLPPGIVKVEKLRHLFADRFADERQTEFRYFVGVEAPKMISNCHDLQTLETVCASKDLSQQLRKMTKLQTVWIDNINASNCEDLFEALSYMPLLSSVLLSASDEKETLSFEKLKPISTKLTRLIVRGGWAHGTLNCPIFQGSGRYLRYLALSWCNLGEEDPLKLLASQVPALTYLSLNRVSSAAILVLSAGCFPKLKTLVLKNMPNVNQLVIEDNAIPTIHGIYIVSLREMNMAPHGIDSLGSLKKLWLLGLHRDFKADWDLKQMHNKLKHVPELRS, encoded by the coding sequence ATGGCGGAGGCAATACTTTCTGCTGTGACAAAGATTGGGATGATTAGTGCAAGCAAAGCGGCCGCAGCTGTCGGAGATCAGTTGGCGAAGAGGGTTAATGGACTAATAGAATTGCCAGGAAAGATCAAAATGATTGATAAAGAGCTAAGGATGTTGAATGGTGTAATTCAAGATTTGGGCAGCTCACATCTcagcaacaatgttatcaaggagTGGATTACAGGCGTGAGGAATCTGGCCTACCATGTTGAAGATGTAGTTGACAAGTACTTGTATGAGGCTGTTAAGGTCAACGAAGAAGACTTTCTAAGTCGGTACGTGTTCAACATGGGAGGTGCACGTAACGCTATTGTTTTCAGTAAGATTGTCGTTGAGGTAGCAGAGATAGAAAACGAGCTCAAGCAAGTCAAAGAGAATCAAACTTACTGGACTAATGCAATTGTGCCTGTAAACAATGATCGTGCAGAGATTGATAGGCAGCGGTCTGGAGGCGGCTttcaagggcttttttgtgatgaGGATCTAGTGGGAATTGATGAGAACAGGAGTAAGTTGACTGAATGGCTGAGCACCGATGAGAAAGACAGCACGGTCATAACAATTTCTGGAATGGGAGGCTTGGGGAAAACAACCCTTGTGAGAAATGTGTATGATCGGGAGAAAGGCAACTTCCCTGGTGGTCAGGCTTGGATTGTGGTGTCACAGAAATATGATGTAGTTGATCTGCTGACCAAACTGCTCTCCAAGATAGGCCAGTCACAACCTGTTAGTGCCAAACCAGATGTTGATGACTTAACAGATGCAATACAGAAGACACTACAATACAAGAAATGTTTGATCGTCCTTGATGATGTGTGGAATGAAGAAGCATATAATCAGATGCGCAATGCATTCAAGGGTTGCCAAGGAAGCCGTGTTATGATCACAACCCGGAAGGAAAAGGTTGCAGCTATTGCTCATAACGGTCGTCGCATGATAGTCCAGCCACTGGGTAGCGCCGAATCATACAAGCTCTTCTGCTCAAGGGCTTTCCACAACACCAGCCCTGACCCTGACCGCAAGTGCCCTCCGGAGCTTAGGTGCCCTCCAGAGCTTGAGACAGTGGCTGCTGCTATTGCTGAGAGGTGTCATGGCCTGCCATTGGCCATTGTAGCTTGTGGTAGCCTTTTGTCCAAGAAGGAACCAACAGAGCACGCCTGGGACCAGATGTACAATCAACTCAGGAGCAAACTGCAGGAAAACAACCATGTGCAAGCTATTCTTATTCTGAGCTATCATGACTTGCCAGGTAATCTCAGGAACTGCTTCCTGTACTGCAGCTTATTCCCTGAAGACTATCCCATGCCACGGGAGAGCCTTGTGCGAATGTGGGTTGCCGAAGGATTTGCGATCAGGAAAGACCAGAGCACGGCAGAGGAAGTGGCGGAGGACAATCTCATGGAACTGATAAGCCGGAATATGTTGGAAGTGGTGGAGAAGGATGAGCTCTCTAGGGTCACTACCTGTAAGATGCATGACATTGTCCGAAGCCTGGCTCTTGATATCGCAAAAGAAGAGAGGTTTGGCTCCGCGAATGATGAGGGTGAGATGATTAACACGGATACAGAGGTTCGCCGTTTCTCGACATGTGGTTGGAAGGGTGACGGCAGTAGGCCAGCTGCTGCTGGAGTGAAATTCCCGCGACTCCGGACCGTAATGTCGATTGCCTCCTCTACCAGCATGATTTCCTCAATTTTGTCTGGATCCAACTACCTTACTGTTCTTGAGCTCCAAGACTCTGGAATCAGCCAGTTGCCAGAAACCATCGGAAATCTGTTCAATCTCCGGTACATCGGCTTAAGGCGTACCAATATCGAGTCGCTGCCAGACAGTATTGAAAAACTCTCAAACCTCGAGACCCTGGACATCAAGCAAACAAAAATAGTGAAGCTACCACCAGGGATTGTGAAGGTTGAGAAGCTACGCCACCTTTTTGCTGACAGGTTTGCTGATGAGAGGCAGACGGAGTTCAGATACTTTGTTGGAGTGGAAGCGCCTAAGATGATTTCCAACTGTCATGATCTGCAGACTCTCGAGACCGTCTGTGCCAGTAAAGACTTGTCGCAGCAACTGAGGAAAATGACCAAGTTGCAGACTGTTTGGATTGATAACATCAATGCATCCAACTGTGAAGATCTTTTCGAGGCCCTCTCATATATGCCACTACTGTCAAGCGTACTACTCTCTGCAAGTGATGAGAAGGAGACACTTTCATTCGAAAAGCTCAAGCCAATTTCAACCAAGCTCACCAGGCTGATCGTCAGAGGCGGCTGGGCACATGGGACACTCAACTGCCCGATATTCCAGGGTTCTGGGAGGTACCTCAGGTATCTGGCCCTAAGCTGGTGCAaccttggggaagaagacccgctGAAGCTGCTGGCATCTcaagtgccagctctcacttatCTCAGCCTCAACCGGGTGAGTAGTGCAGCTATATTGGTTCTTTCTGCAGGGTGCTTTCCTAAACTGAAGACACTCGTCTTGAAGAATATGCCCAATGTCAATCAACTGGTGATCGAGGACAATGCCATCCCGACCATTCACGGGATCTACATCGTGTCACTCCGTGAGATGAACATGGCCCCTCATGGCATCGACTCCCTTGGGTCCCTGAAGAAGCTCTGGCTGCTGGGTCTGCACAGGGACTTCAAGGCTGACTGGGATCTGAAGCAGATGCACAACAAACTGAAGCACGTTCCGGAGCTCCGTTCTTAA